A genomic stretch from Methanomassiliicoccales archaeon includes:
- a CDS encoding glycosyltransferase family 2 protein, producing the protein MKEEVSISVQLINYNTAVETIECVESLLNSGFKNFDILVIDNGSNNNEKKLLIDRLNNKVELLLNERNIGFAQAHSVALEYRRKKKNYDFHLIINNDVTVSKGFIYPLLQAFELFQNVGISGPKILLSGTNLLDSAGSIFTNTAYAYSRGNCEYDEGQYNKPEIVPMITACCMLVADEVFEKTYLFDPKFFMYLEELDFNLRVRNFGYQIVYMPTSIVYHKYSSSVKKTIRDQKLLNFYKHLYAEANRTRILLKHFPLSELIRNVHLISLNYLYWELKIIRFCGLKWFKKLNQHIFDAIIDGFRSRKIEKQHKMAKWLPYMERLTLAEYLERAKRAEKKWAKNQ; encoded by the coding sequence TTGAAAGAAGAAGTGAGCATCTCAGTGCAGCTAATCAACTATAACACTGCAGTGGAAACAATCGAATGCGTGGAATCATTGTTGAATTCAGGATTCAAAAATTTTGACATACTAGTCATCGATAATGGATCCAATAATAATGAGAAGAAATTACTCATTGACAGACTAAATAATAAGGTCGAATTATTACTTAACGAAAGAAATATCGGCTTTGCCCAAGCACATAGTGTTGCCTTGGAGTATCGTAGAAAAAAGAAGAATTATGATTTCCACCTGATAATAAATAACGACGTCACAGTCTCTAAGGGCTTCATTTATCCGCTCCTACAAGCATTTGAATTATTTCAGAACGTTGGGATCTCTGGCCCTAAGATCCTTCTATCAGGAACGAATTTGCTCGACAGTGCAGGATCGATATTCACCAATACTGCATATGCTTACTCGAGGGGTAATTGTGAGTACGACGAAGGGCAATACAATAAGCCGGAGATAGTTCCAATGATAACTGCGTGTTGCATGCTCGTAGCTGATGAAGTTTTCGAGAAGACATATTTGTTTGATCCAAAATTTTTTATGTATTTGGAGGAGTTGGATTTCAATTTAAGAGTCAGGAATTTTGGTTACCAAATTGTATACATGCCCACCTCAATTGTTTATCATAAATATTCTTCCTCCGTGAAAAAGACGATCCGCGATCAAAAACTTCTAAACTTCTACAAACATCTATATGCGGAAGCGAACAGGACGAGAATTCTCCTCAAGCATTTTCCTCTCTCGGAATTGATTAGAAATGTTCATCTTATATCTTTAAATTATTTGTACTGGGAGCTAAAAATAATTAGATTTTGTGGTCTGAAATGGTTTAAAAAATTGAATCAGCATATTTTTGATGCAATAATTGATGGTTTTCGATCTAGAAAAATAGAAAAACAGCACAAAATGGCGAAATGGCTTCCATATATGGAAAGATTAACTTTAGCTGAATATTTAGAGAGAGCCAAAAGAGCTGAGAAGAAATGGGCGAAAAATCAATGA
- a CDS encoding glycosyltransferase family 2 protein, giving the protein MGEKSMIECGKLAVIIPNYNGADYILTCLDRIMEQVVADLWVIVVDNASTDNSVQLITERYSHVTVITLNENKGFSGAVNVGIRTALQDKRVKFLAIINNDAFLEKDYLTTLAEFMVENPEVGSCQGKILFMADRRINTLGIAPLPDGSAVNLGICLEEDMVTRNFEIFGVSATAALYRREALEMAGFFDEDFFAYMEDVDLAWRLRYFGWKSYLIGNAVALHGYSSTSKDPKFKLHLILRNSNYVLFKNIPLAMWFIYPLFFFYRFKIGMKKTERLNALVGKLEFRELLRVLVNSHMESAKNMFLMIEKRKELFHKLHPNNKNRKKWLKHFSRSRWFDDIQLKGQ; this is encoded by the coding sequence ATGGGCGAAAAATCAATGATTGAGTGCGGAAAATTAGCAGTCATCATCCCAAATTATAACGGGGCGGATTATATTTTAACATGTCTTGATCGCATAATGGAACAAGTTGTGGCGGATCTATGGGTAATTGTGGTTGACAATGCATCAACTGACAATTCGGTTCAATTGATAACAGAAAGGTATTCGCATGTAACAGTAATAACGCTCAATGAAAACAAAGGATTTTCCGGTGCAGTTAACGTAGGCATCAGAACCGCTTTGCAAGATAAGAGAGTTAAGTTCTTAGCCATCATAAATAATGATGCGTTTCTGGAAAAGGATTACCTCACCACCTTAGCTGAATTCATGGTAGAGAATCCTGAGGTGGGTTCTTGTCAGGGAAAGATATTATTTATGGCAGATCGACGGATTAACACACTCGGAATTGCGCCTCTTCCAGACGGTAGTGCAGTCAATCTTGGCATCTGTTTAGAGGAGGATATGGTCACCCGAAATTTTGAGATCTTCGGAGTAAGTGCTACTGCGGCTCTCTATAGAAGGGAAGCACTTGAAATGGCAGGTTTTTTTGATGAAGATTTCTTCGCATATATGGAGGATGTCGATTTGGCGTGGCGTTTGAGATATTTCGGTTGGAAATCGTATCTCATCGGAAATGCTGTCGCTTTACATGGCTACTCTTCAACTTCAAAAGATCCCAAATTTAAATTGCACTTGATTTTGAGAAACTCAAATTACGTTCTGTTTAAGAATATTCCATTGGCGATGTGGTTCATTTATCCGCTCTTTTTCTTTTATAGATTCAAAATAGGAATGAAGAAAACTGAGAGGTTAAATGCATTGGTCGGAAAATTAGAGTTTCGCGAACTCTTAAGAGTCTTGGTAAATTCTCACATGGAGTCCGCAAAGAATATGTTCTTGATGATAGAGAAAAGAAAGGAATTATTCCACAAATTACATCCTAATAATAAAAATCGTAAAAAATGGCTAAAACATTTTTCACGATCTCGTTGGTTCGATGACATACAGTTGAAGGGTCAATAA